The following is a genomic window from Chaetodon trifascialis isolate fChaTrf1 chromosome 13, fChaTrf1.hap1, whole genome shotgun sequence.
GCCcctttacaacacacacacagtaacacacacagtgacacacacagaaacacacacagtaacacacacagtgacacacacagaaacacacatacagaaacacacacacagaaacatacatacagaaacacacagtgacacacacagtaacatacacacagaaacacacatacagaaacacacacacagaaacacacagtgacacacacagtaacatacacacagaaacacacatactcaaacacacacagagatacacacagtgacacacacagaaacacacatacagaaacacacactgtgacacacagtaacagacTTACTGCAGTAACACTCAGTGACATACTTATTGTTGGaatacacacagtaacacactctttgtaacacacacagacacagtaacacacatactgctttaacacacacacagtaatacaTATACAGGAACGCAcgcagtgaaacacacacagaaacacacacagggacacccactgtgaaacacacacagtgacgcAGACAGTTAAACgcacacagtgacaaacacacacacacacacacacacacacacagggtgacacacacagacacagtgacacccactgtgaaacacacacaaacaaacacacacacacacacacagtgacacacttCCACAGATGAAGCGTAAAAGCGAGCAGAACATCGAGTTTTTGGAAACGAGCTGAGTTTTCGGGGAATCTTCACGGATCATCTTGAGCGTCAGCgatgcagaaacagcagagaaaaactgAGAGTTCAGTCATGCAGACgctgcatgtgtctgcatgtctgctttACTACCAcagtaccacacacacacacacacacacacacacacacacacacacacacacacacacacacacacacacacacacacacacacacacacacacacacacacacacagtaattcagttcagctgactccagcagcagcagggagggaaatccacatttttcactcaaacacacacaaatgcttgTTTCTCTACACTCGTGAGGACCCttattgacataatgcattcctgAGGTTCTAACCTGAACATGAACCTGAATCCAACCTGAACCTTAAACCAAGTTCGAAGCTTCGAGCAGCCCCCTGCAGACCATCTGCCACAATGCCCCGACAACACGTCCTCACTACAATGgttgagctctctctctctctctgcactccaGGACACAATCCAACGCCATTCAGAGTAAAGTCATCAGAATCAGGTGTAGAATCAGGTGGTGTCAGTTACTGGGATAACATGCCAGACacttcacacatgcagctacgctcaggaacatttccatCTTGCACCTTTTCACTCCTGCAGGGGCAGCAGCAGAGCgcccagcaggtggcagtaatgcatCGCGTATGGATGTCAATTACCGTAACACTTagcagaagaaggagaaggggcTCGGCCAGGTGTAGGTGTTCGTGCTGGAGGTCGTCTCTTTTTCAGAGGCATGGCCGAggagctgctttgtttgttctGGGCCAGAGTtcttacattttgtgtttttccatggGTCGCAGATTTACCAACATCATCGGCTGAGTCCTCTGATTGGTTCGCTCGCTGCTCATCAAAGCGTCTTCGGTCAGTAGCCTGTTGTTGCTCCCTGGAGCGTCACTGCTTTCGTTTAAAGGCAGTGGAACTAACACCTTCCCTGAAATGTTACTGGTCTTGAGGTGGAAAACTAGGACTCCAGATTTCCCTGAATATGGAGGAAAAGTtcaggaaatgttcctgaactTTTCAGGGAGACTGAACGTGTGAACGGAGCTTCAGCTGCACCGACTGAAGCTTCTGCAGCTTGAAGGTGTCGcctcatcacaaacacacaccgcaaagtcacacatagacacacacacacccgacacatatatgcacacacagtggtgttttcatcacttttaggGATATTACATAggcttgcattcatttcctggagactgacccaaaccataaccactactcACCTTAACCTTAatcttaaccttaaccttaaccccagtcttcaccctaaaattgaatgatttacaaTATGGGACCTGCATTTCATCCCTGTTCCCCAACAAGATGACGAGCTGCTCTGACTGATGACAGCGAACATACGAagtgattgattgatcgatcagccactgactgaaacacatttcaaatggtTACCAGTGTTTTAATGACGACAGCTTAAATAATTTCACTGTCTAAATGTGATGgagctcttcttctttcctcccagTGCAGACCAGGTTCAGACCAGAGACTCTGTCAGTGCAGACCAGGTTCAGACCAGAGACTCTGTCAGTGCAGACCAGGTTCAGACCAGAGACTCTGTCAGTGCAGACCAGGTTCAGACCAGAGACTCTGTCAGTGCAGACCAGGTTCAGACCAGAGACTCTCTGGTTCAGGTCCAGGCTTGTATAGGAGGGTCTAATGAATTAACTATAAGTTTCAGTTTCTCTCAGCTGTTCTCACACTGAAGGTCTAACAGCACACTAAATATAATGATTATACATCACATACACGAGAGCCAATAAAAAGCCAGATCCCAGTGTCCGGTCAGACGATGCTGGATCAATGAAAtaagcagcagagatgaaacacacagaccTGCAACCAAGCAgctcccacatgtgcaagtgATAAGGCTTTAAGTTTAACTTCTACTGATTGATTTTACATCAAGGAATTAAAtctgtggttatttttattGATCTGCAGACGTCATTCAGCTCACTGTGGCGTCTGTTGATATCCTGCAGCCACAGGCTTTGACTACTTCCTGAAACAAACAGACGAGGTGTGAGCAGGctggatgaataaataaatcatttcctGAGTCTTTGTTCTGCAGATCAGAgtccacacacgcacgcacgcacgcacacatacatacacactgtgGAGTCCAACATGTGGTTCAAGGCCCTGCAACGTCTCAGGATGTGAATATTTtacagaaacaatgaaaacttCAGATGAGACTCTTCGTGCTTTCAGATCTAACTGCTCCCTTGAACGATCCTGATCTCCCTGCTGGTCTCTAACAGATCCAGGTCTTTATCTTTGGGGTGTCCAGGACTCTGCAGAAGCTTCTTCAGGAGGTAGCTGTTGGTTTTGTGGCCCTGCAGCCGCCGGAGGGGCGGTGCAGAGTATTTTTGATAAATACAGCAGTGACACGTGTAAAGCTGCCAGAGGCGCGTGGGACTCTTATCACCCCGCCGCTGCACGGACAGGTGACCGGGTGATCCTTAGCGTGCGAGCGGCGGCAGGGACTCACCTAAACTGCCGGTGAATCCGTCCATTTTCCGGGACAAAAGCGGGAGTCCGGGCCGGAGGCCTCCGTGAGGCTGAGCGCACACTGCGGGCCTCCGTCCGGGTTTTTCCACCGCAGCGAGGGGGGGGAGAGCCgcgccgagccgagccgagccgggTCTGTCCCCGCCGCGCCGCCCACCGGGTCCGTCCGTCCGTGAGGCTGAAGATCCGCCGCTTTCCTGCGGGTTGGAAGAGGACTCCGCACTCCAGAAGATCCGACAgccgagagagagaggcagccgAAGAGAGCGAAAAGCCGCGGAGCCGCAGACACGACGGACCGACGCTGCTGCGCGTTTCCGACTCCGCCTGCTCTGGCAGCGCGCGCTTCCCGCGGAGGAGGGGGGGCACAGAGAGAATAGGAGAGGGGGGAGGCccgagggggaggaggagacaggaggaggaccagaggggaggtggaggaggagaaaccagGGGCACAGAATGTAAAGGTTCAGCAGCGCCGCCTGGTGGCTTGTTACCGtcatcacacaaacaccacgACGAGGAAATGACGCAAACAGTGTTCAGGAAAAAGTTTCGGTTGATTTCCGGTCTGAAAATTGGGTCAATATAAGTACTCAGAACAATTAACAATCAGTAGAAATGCAAATACAGGCACACTTTGTCCATATATTTCTGGTAATAATATATACATTTGTAACTGttcaacaggaaatgacacagaggTGAAAGAAATCAATTATtatgaaaagcagagaaatcTGATTTATTGGTGTTCTTACACTTTATAACcaaaaattaaaattagaaacGTCATCCAGTCTGTAATCAATACCTCTGTTCTGATGAATaatttttaaataaaggttgTTTGAATCAAAGCTGGGTGGACGTGTaacttttttctgtgttgtttgaacagaatataaaaccCTGTTTAACATTTATTGGTccacaaatgaacaaaaacaaatttttcaaataaaaatatgaaacaagaAACTCAGACcaaactttttattttgttgaatataaaaagacataaaaattcacttttataaaaaaaaaaaaacagaatcccttcagaataaagtttgtttgttttacaaactcaaacacaaaaactgaaatcATTAAGTCATGAAAGAAACTCAGCTTTAAGCAGAAAATTTAAGGAATTGGGATTTTTCTGTAGGTTGATCTGATTGACTTAAACAACCTGAAATCTTCATTTttacaaacatacaaaaaaaaagaatctttatttattcagagcTCATTAACATGAATCCAGTGTCAATCAAGTTCTCATTCTTGGTCACGTGGTCACATGATCGTGTGATCATATGACCTGAAGCTGAGACACTTTAAAAGGAAGAGTTGCATTTTTAGTGATGTCTGTTTTAAAGTGACTTCgcttcagtttgtttctgattcttcttctgtggtttctgACAGCGCTCAGGCCTCGCTTCTAAAAACAAGATTTCCTGTTCGTTTCATTTTGTCGTGAAATAAAAGGAGTCAAGTgactcacaggtgttttctacTGATATCtgaaagttttaaaaaaaataaatctgcctGATACTAATTTTCTTCATTCAACCTGtaacacaaataaacattttttataTCATTCATGATGCTTGTCAACATTTTGAGACTCCTACAAACTGGCCAGTCGCTTGTGTCCAGAGTAAAAACCTGAAAGTCAAACTCTGGGACAAAGTCGAGACGGCGACACCCTCAGCACTTCTTTGAGGACAGATATTATGATCGATACATGTCCGATTTATGTGGCGGGAGCTAAAATACTTTTCTCAACAGGATGAAACTGTCAGATCTCTGATCACACGCTGAACTTCACCTGGATGACATCACTAATAGTCCTTCCCTTATTGGACCACCTGGAGTCAGACTGTAAAGACCTGTTTTTCCATCAAAGGTTCCTGTTTTAAATCATAATAATGATGAGACCCAATTGAGATTTTGATAATCAATGGACCATTATCAAAACACaaattcttcttctctggtgtcAGTTTCTGCAGTGTGTCAGACATTGTATTCACAGTAAGTCTGTCTGAgctttggacaaaacaagacacccGCAGACGTCAACAAGGACTCTGAGAAACAGGCATGAAACTTTATGATGTTTCATCAACTGAATGACTGATTAGTCAAGAAAATAAGTAGATTCATTCACATGACGTTCAGAGACTGATAGAAACAAAAGAAGACCTGAGTTCAGcttgaaaatgatgatgatgatgatgatgatgatgatgatgatgaaggaggCACTGAACGGTAAACAGCcatcaggtcaaaggtcacactgGTCCAGTAAACATTCAAAGAGGATTGAAAGAGTCCTGAAGCTGCAGCAAGAAacagtttgtgttcattcttgCAAAAGTGAAGGCAGGCTGGTGCTGAGCAGGCGGGTCAGCGAAGCTCTCAGCggcaaaacaacaaacacaaacaaaacaacaaacaaaacacacacacacacacacaaacaaaacaaatcatcaggacgccacactctcacacacccCCAAAGTCCAGAAAGACACGCTTGATTTTTTAATAGACCATTATTGGACGCATCGCTCACACAGGAAGAATAAATATCTTCTTTCAGGACTCTGGGGGCTGAACGGCATGTTATCTGTTACCATAGCAACGCCATCATCAGAAGAGGACTGGACCAATGACATGAAATAAAGGCAGATACAGCAGTTACTgcagaagaagtagaagaagaaagggaagaagaaggCACGCTGACGGAAGAAACTTGGTCCAGTAACGCCAGGTTGTGGCCCCGCCCCCTGTACGTGTAGGCCCCGCCTCCTGTCGGTGTGGCTTCAGTAGCTGAATTTGACCTTCTCGATGTCAGAGATAAGAGTCCTGGCCAGGTAGATCCCCACCATCTGATcacaggtaaacaaacacatcagcagtaGAAACTATTATTGATCGACTGATTATTAGAAGCGGAGATTTATCAgagaattgttggttctctgcagataaaagagcttggtctgtaccagctctatatggaaagtgtcctgagacaacttctgttgtgatttggcgctatacaaataaaattgaattgaactgaattgaattgaattgaatcagaGTAAACATGCTGTTTCCATAAAGTTTTCTCATTTAAAATTTGATTTCAAGTAGATCTCTATTAACTTGAGCACTTCAGTACCGCTGAAgttacacagtacacagtactgTCGCAGTACCAGTACAGTGATAGAGTATTTgtacctgcagcagagagatgacGATGAAGACGATGGCCACAGTGTAGAGATTTCCAGGTAACCAGTCCTCCAATGCAACGATGCATCCTTTAGTGTAGATGTGATCACTCCAGTCCCTCTGCGCAGGAACAGCAAACAACATTAAAGAACACGTCCCTGATGGAACTTAAAGAACATGTTCCTGGATCAGACTTCATCATCCCACCTGTACCTGCAGAGACACGCCCACAACAACATgctgacaccccccccccaacaggAAGTTAGATTTAAAGAACAGGAAGTGGCCTCACCTTTGGTCTGTTCCTCACATCGTAGCCACACTGAGTGTTCACCACCGAGTcctgaaacaaagacaaactgtcctCATCTCAGACTTGTTATAGTGTTATCTAACCGGGGTGCCTAATCATGTGTATTGATCAGTACTGATCAGTGATCAACTCACCGCAGGATCAGTGATGCAGCAGGAGAAAGGAACTCCGCACTTCTCTCTGCTGCGATGAGTCCCGTTACAACTGAAATAAACATTCAGATCCCAGTCGTTCGGCTCCTGAGCTCCGCAGCAGTAGTTCTGTTAAAAGAACGAGATACTTAACAACAAACAGGACCAGAGGTGGTGAAGAAATTAGTGACATTTTGCAAGAATTCACCATTAAAAAAGTGTCTGTAGCTGTGGACGCTGCTGCAAACATGGATGTGATGGTACTTAATGAAACCTCTGAACTTTCAAGAGAAAAGTTTCACTATTGTCTCAGGTACTACGAATGTACGCAGTTAAGGACACCGAGTGTGTTTGAGACACTGAcgagttgtgttttcatttgtaatgCTGCCCGTAATGCTTAGAAAAAAGAATATAGATATTTAGATAAGATATTTTTCTTATCTAAATATTCAACCTCTAGTTGGAAGAAGTACTGAAATTGAAACTGTGAACTGATGAGAACATCAAATCATACCCAAACCTAAGTCCAATCAGCATGAAACAAGATCCTAAAGGTGTAGCTGTGGTTTCCTCAGCTCCATAATCATAGTTTTCAGTTTGacaacacaagcacagacagCGCTCAGTTACCATCCTCTGCAGAGAATCGATGAGGTTCTGCAGGTCAATGTCGTCTCTGTACGCTTTGATGTTTGCCAGGAAGAAGTCGTTGATCCACTCTCTGACCTGACTCTGAAAAACCACCGCCAGCACCGCCGCCGTCAGTTCCAGCATGAAGATGAAGCCAATCACGCCTGAAAACTGACGGAAAGAACAGAGTTTAAGGTACCAGTTTGATGTACAACCTTGAATGGACGGACGTTTTTAAGCATACAAGCTTTAACCGACAGACAATTTCAACATACAAACTTTAATggacagatgtttttaacgtaCAAACTTGAGCAgacagatgttttctctcaaaGCTCCCACACAGCCAGCGAAGCCCAGCGTGAAGGTGACTCCGCCCACCACCAGGACCAACCAGACTGGGTCGAAGCCATGGAGCCGGGTCACCTGGGTCAGATCCAACAGGACCCCctgtaaaacacaacagacCGTCTCAGGACAGGTAAACCAGTAAGCAGTCCGCCCAGTACAAGAGCTCTTACTTTTAGACATCAATGTGATACGATGAAAATTTTCACTATATCTGACCTGaaattgtgtaaaatgtgtgaaCTCGTTTAACTTCTATTCTAAATAAGAGATGAATATGGTTTTATTAATGTAATGAttgatattattttatttactgtgttCATTCACCTTTTCGCTCCACGCCCAGAAACCAACTGCAATGAAGGCAGCTCCAGCCagctacaacacacacacgcgcacacacacgcacacacacgcacacacacgcacacacagttacaGATCCAACCAGCATTTCGACTGACTCAACAACAGACACAAGCACAACTGTCTCacttaaaaatatatacataataatgataataaactttattaaatGACATAATAACAGCTGTGGgatgaaaataataaacactGTGAGTCTGACTCAAAATCCATCACCACTGGTTGATCtgaaatgcatgctgggatactTGTCAGCTACTAAAGTCTTCAGGTGATTCAGACTGAGCTGTGACTGACGACATTTTACAggaacacaaagacaaatgacGAACACAGATTGAGAAAGATTTCACATTTCCTGCTCTCAACCGCACAGGATGTCAGGACATCCTGACTGCCAGACAGGAAAAAACTTTCAGTCTTATCGCttaaaaaagacacattaacaGTTTAACATAGTAGCAGGTAGGCCTAAGCGTGTAAACATCAGATCTGGTAAACTGGTAACCAGGTACATATGTGAAAGCAGGAACTCACCCAGAAGATGATGTTGTAACTGAACATCAAGTATTTGTAGCAGCAGCTGACCTCAGCACTCTCATATCGGTAGTAGTACATCTGTTACAACACACTGCagttatatactgtacatatacacTCTGTTGTATATGCTAAATATATACTGTTATACAGTATACTGCACATGCACGATATActgttatatactgtatatatgtatcACTATATACTGTTATAAAATGTACATATAGTGTTAAATACAGTTTCACACTGTGATATTTTATATGATAGTGACTATTACATACCCTACACAAACACCCTGTTATATGCTGTGCATATATACTGTTAAATATTGTACATATAATGCTATATATTGATATACACTGTACATATGTACTGCAATACATTGAAAATATCTAAACTGTtctatactgtacatataatctgttatatactgtacatatatatagttACACCCTGTTATACGTTGTACACATATACtactatatactgtacatatatgcTGTCATATACTGTTCTATACAGTATATGACAGCATATACTGAACATATACTGTATTACTGTTAGACACTGTACATGTGTACTCTGTTCTATATGGTATGTAAACACTTTTATATAATGTTTTATGCTACACATATATACTATATACGTTATATACTGCACAAACACTGTTATATTCTTGACATACATGCACTGTTAGACACATACATACTCTTTATATATACAAATGACAAATGTGGTAGCACTTGCTTAAATAATTAGTAAACATGTAATATGTTTATAACAGATTATAATATAGTATGTAAACTGTTGTGACAATTTCATGTTTATTAATGATGAGTTTTTGTAAGTAATGCAGCAGTCAGTCCTGAAGAGCGTTTTTAACCGTTTATTAACTTTGTTTAACTTCATCTAATCTTCACCAACAACACAGTGTGTGGTTTAACACTGAGTACAGCGGTGGATCCTGTTACTGTTAGCAAGCTCATATGACACTGactattagcatgttagcatgttcacACAACACTGACTGTTAGCATGTCAGCGTGTTCACACAACACTAACTGATGGCAGGTTCAGACAGCACTGACTGTTAGCATGttcacacaacactgacagttAGCAGGTTCATAAAACACTGAGTGTTAAGTGGGTCATACAATAGCAGCTAACGCCTAGCTCCCTCCTTCACACAGTTGAACTGCTCTTCGACTTTAGTTAAAGGGCAGTTCAGCAGGATATAACGTTATCTCAACAGAAGCTAATCACTCTGGAACTCCGGGTGTTCCcacttttctgttgttttgaaaGCCGTTTTGGTTATAACTTTCTGTAAATTACCGACCAGCACACGAACCTTCCGGTCACTTTGTACTGTGCCGAATGATTGCCGTCAATGTGCCGTTATTAACTGCGAATGAAGAGCTGTGAGTTCTGAAAGAGTTTGTCTGTTCAGAGCTaagagctaatgctaacgctaactgTAAACTTGTAgcgtaaagtgtgtgtgtgtgtgtgtgtgtgtgtgtgtgtgtgtgtgtgtgtgtgtgtgtgtgtgtgtgtgtgtgtgtgtgtataaacagaGAAGTTAACTATAACAGATTATCAAAGAGTTAATAAACAGTGCGTCTTACCTCGGATCAGTCTTTAGAAACACTTTCAGTTTCCTCCGACACTTTATCAAActagcacaaacacaccctgcTGACGACGAACTTCAGCTGCTGCCGTTTCcgccaaaaacaaaacagagaacttcttcttcttctgtttcttcttctcctcctcctcctactacttcttcttcttcttgtccttctTCGAGACATACCAGTTTACAGGCTACCGCCCCCTACTGGAGAGCAGACGAACTAATCTAATgtaatctgatctgatctgatatAATCCACAGTTAATAACGGCACATTGACGGCAATAATTCGCACAGAACAAACTGATCGGAGGGTTAATGAGCTGGTCGGTAATTTACagaaagattaaaacaaaaacggCTTTTCAAAACAACCTATTATGTCTTTCCTTTATTCCTGATCCAGTTTCATTTGCAACAGTGGAAAAAGCACTCAGATCCTTCACTGATAGGAATGTGGCAATATCACAGTAGAAATACTCACAGATTAAAAAATACTCTTAAATGTTCTGCATTTTAACATTCGACTTTGGTAAAGGCACAAAAGTACGATCAGGAAAATATATAAAGTATCAAAAATCAAAGTATTTCTAATGCAGATTGACTCCTTTCAGAGGGCCAGGTTACAGCTGGAACATGACAAAAACCTTAACTGAGTCATTTATTCACGTTCAACATCACTTTATTCCAAactgtgcaatatcaatacttcctatgtgcaataatgtgacttttatttattatagtgtttaattatttatcaaaatctgttttttaatgatGCTTCTtactcttattattattatagtacATTGaatgaatgcaggacttttttagagtatttttacactgtggtatttctACTGTTACTTCATTATAGGATTTGAGTTGGTCTCTCAGCACTGATTTTTACTTTCTGTGGAAGTTGCTAtcttgtgtgtttcactgtagctggttgaggtggagctcatgaAACACTTTGATAAAAGAGTTTGGTGgttcacattaaaagctgtCCACTGGTGAACAGgcctgcagcttttattttgaagaaccTGTAGGAAATGTAGCATGTAAGCGGGGAATGATGAAAAGTTCATCGTACAAAATTCTGATCATGATGTGTGAAATGTCTCTCTCGACAACGTGCCTGTATGTAATGATGTGAGGAGCTTGTTGAGGTCACGCCGCTGCGTTTAACAGCATCAGAGAAACAAACCGTTGATGCTTTTCTTCAGAATCGAACCTCAGTGGAACTTTTTTTAAGGATGGACGTTCGGACCGTCTCCATTGAGAACTTCTTTGCAGCCAACAGTGCACGACTGTGTTTGGCCTCACAAACTGTGAAACTGAATCAAAATCCCATTTAGTCTCTGCAGCCCAAATCCTGCAGTTACCATGGAGACGGTGACCTCATGTTCTCTGTCACCATGGTGATGGAAAAGAGAGGATTGTGGGTCAGACTCTGTTCGGCTGCAgtttgttaaaacaaacaaacaaacaggatgttTAGATACACGTTCATGGACGCAGCGTCTGAAGACGCCGTCACACctcatcattcattttttctCTATGTGAAACAAGGTTTATTTA
Proteins encoded in this region:
- the tspan14 gene encoding tetraspanin-14, producing the protein MYYYRYESAEVSCCYKYLMFSYNIIFWLAGAAFIAVGFWAWSEKGVLLDLTQVTRLHGFDPVWLVLVVGGVTFTLGFAGCVGALRENICLLKFFSGVIGFIFMLELTAAVLAVVFQSQVREWINDFFLANIKAYRDDIDLQNLIDSLQRMNYCCGAQEPNDWDLNVYFSCNGTHRSREKCGVPFSCCITDPADSVVNTQCGYDVRNRPKRDWSDHIYTKGCIVALEDWLPGNLYTVAIVFIVISLLQMVGIYLARTLISDIEKVKFSY